From Glycine soja cultivar W05 chromosome 4, ASM419377v2, whole genome shotgun sequence, the proteins below share one genomic window:
- the LOC114409332 gene encoding zinc finger SWIM domain-containing protein 7-like isoform X1, with translation MSASSLVAETIWKEIESTPTVNDDHLWSLHFLFGKNFEGATRIVDLRGVSKISAHPSGRFIFQVTGESQRKDQYLCFAENFCACYSFFYDVVNRGEQLCCKHQLAARLAASLGSYVEVKVSDEELAALLSKI, from the exons ATGAGTGCAAGCAGTTTGGTAGCAGAGACAATATGGAAGGAAATTGAATCTACACCCACAG TGAATGATGATCATCTTTGGAG tttgcatttcttgtttGGCAAGAACTTTGAGGGAGCCACTAGAATTGTTGACCTAAGAGGTGTCAGCAAGATATCTGCTCACCCCAGTGGAAGGTTTATCTTTCAG GTTACAGGTGAATCCCAAAGAAAAGACCAGTATCTTTGTTTTGCTGAAAACTTTTGCGCTTGTTATTCATTCTTCTATGATGTTGTCAACAGAGGTGAACAGCTTTGT TGTAAACATCAATTAGCTGCTAGACTTGCTGCATCTTTGGGATCTTATGTTGAAGTTAAGGTGTCTGATGAGGAGCTAGCTGCGTTACTATCCAAAATATAG
- the LOC114409332 gene encoding zinc finger SWIM domain-containing protein 7-like isoform X2 — MSASSLVAETIWKEIESTPTVNDDHLWSLHFLFGKNFEGATRIVDLRGVSKISAHPSGRFIFQVNPKEKTSIFVLLKTFALVIHSSMMLSTECKHQLAARLAASLGSYVEVKVSDEELAALLSKI; from the exons ATGAGTGCAAGCAGTTTGGTAGCAGAGACAATATGGAAGGAAATTGAATCTACACCCACAG TGAATGATGATCATCTTTGGAG tttgcatttcttgtttGGCAAGAACTTTGAGGGAGCCACTAGAATTGTTGACCTAAGAGGTGTCAGCAAGATATCTGCTCACCCCAGTGGAAGGTTTATCTTTCAG GTGAATCCCAAAGAAAAGACCAGTATCTTTGTTTTGCTGAAAACTTTTGCGCTTGTTATTCATTCTTCTATGATGTTGTCAACAGAG TGTAAACATCAATTAGCTGCTAGACTTGCTGCATCTTTGGGATCTTATGTTGAAGTTAAGGTGTCTGATGAGGAGCTAGCTGCGTTACTATCCAAAATATAG